In the Clarias gariepinus isolate MV-2021 ecotype Netherlands chromosome 10, CGAR_prim_01v2, whole genome shotgun sequence genome, TGAAAATCTTCCGCAATAACATGCTCACAAATGCATGCAGTTCATTTATGTTCCGAAGAGAAACAGGAAAAGCTAAATAAATTCACTAAAGTATTCGCTCATCTGCCTTCAAATGCATATGAATTTAAGTAatatccaattcttaatccatagggtttaataggATGTTAGCCCAttctttgcagctataacagcttcaactcttcggggaaggctttccacaagggttaggagtgtgtttatgggaatttttgaccattctcccagaagcgcatttgtcaggtcagacactgatgtgtTGGATGATGAGGCCTGACTCGCAGTCTCTGCTCTAATTactcccaaaggtgttctaatgggttgaggtcaggactctgtgcagacCAGGCAAGGCCTTCCACACCAacctcgctcatccatgtctttgtgcacagtcatgttggaagagaaaggggccgtccccaaactgGTCCCACAAAGTTGGGGGTACAAAGTTGTCCAAAATGTCATGGAATGCTGAAGCAATATGAGTTcatttcactggaactaagaggcTGAGCctaactcctgaaaaacaaccccatcaCCAAACCTCCAAAGTTTGTACCTCCACCAAACTTGgcacaatgcagtcagacaagTACCGTTCTCCTGGCAACCGCCAAACCCAGACCCATCCATCAGATTGCCAGACAGAGAAGTGTGATTTGTCACTCCAGAAAACACGTCTCCACTGCTCTAGAGACCAGAACGTCCTCTGCAGAATGTTGGTGACCTCTCTGCACTATTTGTCTCAGCATCCACTGACCTCGCTCTGCGATTTCACTTCGTGACTGAGTTGCTGTCATTCCCAATTGCTTCCACTTTGTAATAATACCAATAACAGTTGACTGTGGAATGTTTAGTATAATGGTACCATGCTGGAATTCCAGAGAGCGAcccattcttttaaaaatgtttgtagaagCGATCTGCATGCCTACAGTAGgtgcttgattttatacacctgtaaGCATGTAACTGATTCGAACACctgaattatataatttaaacaatgaatgaattatttttGGCAATATATGGTATCTACATGTGTCTAAATGTCTATATGTGTAAAATGGCCGCACCATCTTCCCCTGACTGAGAGGATGATcaatttttctcttttaattccAAGCAACAGATAGGTATGGTGTCCTTGGGATTTAAGGTCCAGATAAAGGGCAATCCCATAAGTTTTCGATACAACCAAGGTCTAGTGATTTTAGTTTGGAGAgtcataaatatatacagtatgaactttAGCAAGTTAAAAGCTTCATTCATAGGAGTATCAGTGTTGTGCTTTGTCTGAGCATGACTCACAAATGGCAACGATTAACCTAACCGTCCACTCGTCCATATGCTGAACTTACTGGATAGACACTGTACAATATGACATTGCTAGGTAGaggataattttatttatacagtttttttttttcatttgttaacACACATGCTACCATTACTTCACCCTACTTGATATTCAAACGCTACAAAAACCATGAAGATGTGACATGGTTATTAGTTGCCTTTGGTTTATGCGACTAGGTGTGTCAGAGCCTTTAAAAGTTTTCTAAGGTGTAACTGTTGAATACATAAGTACCTGAGAGCTGAAGAAATGACACTGATAAAGGACAGGGACACTGCCAGGAACAGGACCCTGATCAATGCATTGATTTTCTAAGAGGTTAGTCTGTATCTGTCAAAAGCAAGAAAAGCAAACCATTTAAGTTCATTGGCTTTTGCCAAATTATTCCTGTGTATACTTATATTTTTGTACTCATAAGAAGTGAAAGGAaagggaaataaatgttgtttacTGTGCCGTAACCGAGGAGATCATCCCAGGGGTCTAACTCAGGATACACGTTCTTCAGATACCAGCTAAAGGGCTTACAGTTAAGTTGTTTTCTCAGCTTCTTTCTTTCAGTCACATCTCCAATGTCGATTCCATGATCCTGAATGGGAAAAGTTTAAATCAGATTTCACCAAACATTTTTATcttcattttatgtttattcagtttatttagATCATTCAAACACTGATTTGTGGAGTTATTATTGGattgtattatactgtagagTATTGGGCAGTGTTTAAGTTATGACGAAACCCAAACTCTCTAATAACATcattatacactgatcagccctAACATTAAGATATTGACATTGATTATCATTTATATACCAGGAAACTGgggacaggatcatgggcaccctgCACACACCCATGGCGCTGTGGAACGAAAGCCAGCTGGCCCAGTCTGATCCCACAAAGAagtcaatgcagcacaaatcggAAACCAAACACCAACCCGGCCTCCAAACTGCTCAGATCCCTTTCCAATCAatcacccatgggatgcaccagacaaacaagtccaatccacgaTGGCCCATAAAGCCCACAATATAATTATTTGCGTTGTAGGttgtaatgtgtgtttttgtaactttcatttcagtttaaatttaattttagttaAACTTGCATTCAATCATCTTAATACACATGCTTATCTTTATGAAACCATTTTTTCAGCAGATCCTATAGGTAGATAAGATAGAAGCTAAATCATCTTTTCAACTTGGCCAAAGAATACTCAGAGCTTACTACAACCAACCTTCAGGGGGAGATTCCAGCTTATATAAACGTTTTTCttatattcatccatccatatttCAGCCACTCTTAGCGCATTTCTCCTCATGGGCTCGCCGAGATCTGGAGCGTAGGGCTTGTGTGCTCTCTCTATATGAGCAATCTTAGAACAAGGGATGATCTCAATGCTTCCCCCACACAGCCAaacctaaaaaataaacaaaccacaTGCTTTACTTAACTCCTTAAACATTACAGGTGCAAAAACACGTGTAACAACTTACACGTATTCCAAGCTCAACGTTTTCCCCTCCATATATTTCCATTCCTTTGTCCAAACCTCCAATTTCTCCCAAGAACAATCGATCAGCCACAAGGATTCCCATAACAGAAGGGCTTCTGTCAAAagcagaatcaaaagaaaatattcaAACACAGCAGtggttatttttaaaatcagattttAGTCAGATCTTCTACATGTGTGTACTTTTATGGATTTTACATTTGTGCCAACACAATTGCTTTAAATTgctattacatttttatgcaaaaatagttttttttagccatttttgaATCGGTCATCAACGTGCATGTCCAAACAAAAATATAGGCAACAAAAAATTCCCtgctttttgttattttttcagtttttgtatTTGCCAGGGTTTCAATACGCAGATTAGATTTTGTCTTTAGATCACTTTAGCAGTTGACTTTAGCAGATTTTGTCTTAAGCAGTTGGCATCCATTAtgttgcattaccgccaccttctggtcttTATATCTCCCATCTTCCTTccaatttaaataatcttttctGGTCCAGTCACCTTTTCGGAACCCATCAAATACTTTCTTCCTTGGCCTCTTCCTCCAttctttaaaatactttttacagtACACTCAAGAtctccaaattccccattccTCCTCCCCTGAAGGTTGGGTTGGAGTTCTCTTTGTCTACAACCCCGTGGCATCTCAGACAGACTCTTCCCAAGattttcccctattgtgacctcacaGAGGAAGATCCCCTTCCCTTggtttgttgctcagctctgctgttctttaTGGGGCGCGGCTGAGCAGTAGCTCATTTGACAGCAGAACCGAAGTGGAACTGAATAGGAGGTCGAGTGACACAGAAAGATAGaggtttttaataatgtgttaactGAGGAATATTTctgctggagcattaacacacaaacacatacacacaccttggAGTGCTCTTAACTTGTTTAAGAAATAGGGAAATATGGGACATTAAGGTTTCCACCCAGGTGAATTCTTCGGGACAGATGCTGATTCTTCTGGTTTCTCATTTTCACAAGttgtattgttttgtatttttaagtTCATGAGCACGAACATAAAAATTCTAGTAAAGGAGTAACTATTTATAAGTGTAAAGCAGGTGAGAATAGGAACTAACTTGCTTCAAGAAATTTCCACAccattaatatatacagtgaaacctcagattgcgagtaacgcagtttatGAGTGTTCCTCAAGACAAgcaaattttgacttgaaaatcgaacaagtcttggtttacgagtaccgagtatcatgtatcacgcatgtgcttcttgttttgacgcagagagtcgcgtgatcacaactgaaccaatgttttttctctctcttgcgctgcggaattgtgggtaatcgtctcccctgctgggtcttagtctCTTACTGCTATAATCAACATACGTGCAcatcagtggcggctgctctaagactacaagggaagctccgcttcctctactatgtcagaaaataaatgctcatatatgcactgtcatatttatattgattttaataattaatggcAAAATCATTAAGAATTAATTCATGTTAAGGGGATTTTTAGTGctcttgttttctttattcTCACATGATGTTTAGGgcctttgtctgtgttttttttctattactttTCCTTTCATAGCCTTGGGTTCATGTGTTGACATCCTCAGTATAAAATTGTTGTTTTGCAACTTATGTTTGGATTATGTTGGCGAGACTGACTAATAcgcagaaaaataaaactattaaaaaaaaagtgtcagttGAGTCACATCATGCCACCTAGCTACagttttgattattttcccataagagcATGCCTCCAAGTTCTCCTGCATCTGTGACCCTTCATAACAAGTCAAGCGTTGAGTTGCGCAGGTAAGTTTTGCGCTTTGGCCAATATTGTGAAGCAGGTAAAATGGAACACGTTCAATTTTGGCAACTTTTCTTGATGCTTTAAACGTAACCTGAGAAAGTTTAAATCCTGAAAATTCATTTCAAACACTGTAATGAACACCATATAAAGTTCAGTAATCAACTTGGTATCAAAATGGAGCTAATTGATGCAGGATTCTGAAAATATGCATAACTCAAAGCACCCAAAATGCGATTAAATATCTTATTTGATGTGGTGGGTCACATATTTTAATAGCACAATAATACACAgagttttgtacagtatagagattttaagttactgtaaataaaataggTCTCACTCACATTCCGGGTATAGACGGGTCATTAAGTTCATACCAGTCCGGCCTGAAGGACTCATACAAGCACCAGAGCTGCCAGTCAAAAGCATGGGCATTTGGATAGTATGGAGTCACTTCGAGGGTATCGAATTCCACCCGGTCGAACACTGGAGACAGCACCACCTTCCGGTTTGCTTTGATTTTGGCCAGCAGCGGTTCTGCCCTTAAACCAAGGgaaaattaattgaaataattttcTAGACCGTAAATAGTAGTATGTATTAAATAACACTTCAGTCTGTATGTTTATTTGGAGTTCTGGTACTATACACATAATGCTAATGCATATTAGCATTGTGTGTCCTAGGACATAATGCTTACGCTAAATCCTAGCATAGAATAAATGTGATAATActaatttaaattgtaaaaactaTGGCATTGCTCTGTTATCAAAGTGAAACGAATTAGTTCAagacatgctgttatagaaaagaATCACCTTCAGGGTGGTACGAGTGACTCCACTTTGCATTGCGTCACATCACACCACTCtgtgtccttttttattttcctataacctCACGGCTCCAAGTGTTTATGTCCTTACTTCCTGTATATCCAAACTACAAATTGCTAGGCATTCGAgtaatgtgtacagtacagacatAATTGTAAATGTAGGATTCGTTTTTTTACCATTGCTTATGCACCTCAATGTGGGCATCCAAAATGGCCACCACATCTCCAACAGCTGCTTTCCATCCTGAAATGCGAGCTTGTGTCAGACCCAGTCGCTGTTTGTGGCTGATTTTCTTAACTAAACCAGGTCTCTGTTGATGAACTTGGTTGATAAATTCACTGAGTTTTTCCTTCAGATCACCTACAACGATTAATAACAGACTGTGCTCAGTTAAGatctttatactttatattcaGTTTCCCTTTCGAAATGTCCACTTCATGGGAAGTCATGGGTCAGGCTGCTTCTGTTGGGCCACcgtgatttttaataaaaacagaaaatgtgtttatttacttgttaatttgtattataGAAACACAGCTATATTTACACGTTTGTATTTTTTGAATGACTGGTAATGTACCAGATCCATTTCGTAatattttaagaagaaaaagtcTGATCTGTAgttattttttacttgaaactTCATGCATTGATCAATCATGTTAAGatttagtaataatatatatataaaacaaatcagCTACAGCAATGCCTAGAACAAATGATATTAACTTTAAACATAGAGCTGGAAAAGggcataaaaacaaacaacgtTAATTTCtgtatgaggtttttttttccccttaggtTTTGTCCTGCTTGTCCTAGGTCCCACCAGCTTGGATCATCTGAAGTGCAAGCTTTGGCCCAGGTTTTATGCCATATGCCGTTCCTGTCGCAACCCTCATTTTTTTAACCAGGCTTGGAATTGCCACTAAATGCAGTGGCTTAATTGTATGGAGCAttgggttaagggtcttgcccaAGAACATAACAGTGGTGACCAGCAGTGCCTGGGCTTGAAACCCTGACCCACTGATCAACATCTCAGAGCCTCAACTACCTGATCCCACACTGCTCCTTCTTTGGTATATAAAGtattagtaataattataaGAAAAACCAAACCAACCGAGTACAGGTGGGTTTAGGTACAAACCGTTAGTGCTGTGATCATCTACCAGTATAATCTCCTTGAGCAGATGAGCAGGCGTCCTGTCAACGATGCTGTGTATGGCTCTCTTTAAAATCGACAGTGCCTCATTCAGGTAGATCAGAACCACACTGAGAGATGGGAGCTGATCAGAATACACCTTCGCAGCACACCTATCAGGAATGTGATTATTAGCAGGTTTTTATGTTATGATTGTATAATTGTTGTCAATTTTAAAAGTTAAGAGTTGAAGAGTGCCACTTACCCACCATAACATTTATTAACTTTCATTCAGTGCTACATTTCTGCTCAGGGTCATGCTAGATCTCAGATCACTAGGCATGTGGTGGGAACAGGTGTTTGTTCTGCAGGTGCTATTTCGAATTACAAATTTACTGTACCTACTGCAATGTTTTAGGGAATGGTAAGAACCACggaaacctggaggaaacgCGCACACTTGCAAACTCCATAGAGCTTAGGATCAAACACAAGACCCTTTCATTCCATCATAATGTATATATCAATAATTTGGGTCGGTACATTATTCCAGACTGTAATAATTTGCATTATATGCAAACATGTGTGAGTATGTCAATTCTCCTACATTGCATCCAGTGTTATCAGGAAAACTTTTAATCCAGTGTGATTAAGATacagaacattttttattttgtcctctGGCATCTGAATGCGTTTCCTTTTCCTGGACTTACTTAGGGTGTGTTTCATCACCTGTTTGAATAGGATGTCCCTCTTAAAACAGTCCTACACATTCACAAGGGATTGCACCGATCATGGCTATAGACACGGATTACCCAAAACAAAGAACTGAAAGTACAATATGATATAATTATAGTTGTATTCAGAGCCTTAAGTAATTTGAATTAGCATGGAAGTCATGCATAAACATTTCAAAAATCTAAGACACTGACTTCACCCACTGCTTATTAATATTTGGCTATGCAAAGCTACAAAGCTAGGACAGTTCtagcataatctgcattttCTGGACCATTTGAGTTCTTCCTACATTTGTTTTTCACAGCTGTAAATGGCAGGGGTTTTACCTGGCGTCTCGGGTGTCCGTCAGCGTCCTGTTCAGAGGGAGTCGGTCACTGAGAAACACGTTGTATCCGTAAAGCTGGAACAAGTGTTCGGCTTGCTTCTGCTCCTCCTCAGACAGCTCGTCACCCCAGTTAATGAAAAGATTCGAGTTTGGGAACAACTTGTTGACCACTTGCTTCTTCTTTTCCGTGGGCAGCAATGTCTCGCCCAATCCTGGGACTTTCTGCATGCTCATGTCCAACGACTTAGCTGTGAAAACATGTCAGAGCATCTCGGGGTTGTTAAGGGGGCTTCATGAAAGGTTCTTAACTCCCAGGACAGGGTTCTATGGGTTCATACTTTACTCACTGTATTTACAAATATGTTGGTATAGCTTTTCTTTACACTCTTCACAACAGATCCTGACACCTGCGTGCTACCATTAGCAGTGTGTGTTCAACTCGCCGCCACTCCTCATGCTGCTTCAATGTTTCGTCAGCCCTTAACTGTGCCCGTTATACCCGCTGCCTACTGTCACATTCAGTGAGAAAGCCTGTGACACGCCCACAATGTTGTTTATATAAACAgtgtgtatgttctccccatacttgatgggttttctgtctgttttttttttccacagttcaaatgcatgcagattaggctaattgacgttcccaaattacccgtggtgtgtgaatgagtgtgcgtctgtgtgtgtgtgccctgcaatggattggcaacctgtccaggtgTACCCTGcatcatgccctaagtctcctgggatactaACTTTTCATAAACTTTTAGGTTTTAATAACTTCAAATAAGTCAAGGCATACATGCTTGACACTGTTTACCCCTATTCAggcataattattttattattttatttggcagatatatggattttttttacacttaagtctcctgcataaaataaaatataactggACTGCAATAAAATAACCACAGGATTTTCTATGAATCTGGATCTTTGCTTTCATTCAGATTCATAGAAAGTCAGTTCCTTAAATATCGTCAGTTCCTTAAATATCTAATGTTAAATGAAGCATTATATTCTGAAAGtttgaatataaataattaaacatttacgGATATAACAACATGGAGTGGTACCTGTAAAACAGCAAGTTCCTCCAGGATGTAAATTTAATCCTGTCTGGAAGGCGGTTATGAACAGCAGATTTCCTTAGGTCTTGTTTACCAAAGATTTCCAGGTGTAATCGGGTaaaccatgtacagtatttccaaATGTTTGGTTGAATATATGGTCATTTGGGAAAATGTTTTGGATGACAAATATAtgactaaaaaaattttttaaactgcttttttccccctttttttaaaggatttggTTTAACAAACACTGTggtaaaaacatacagtaaacctTAAAACCATGAACATActtaattaaaatttgtttgcaaGTTTCAAATGAATgtcaacacaatttttttttcatgcaaatgATTCAATCATGCATTGTTTAAACACTGCAATATAATGAAACTCTGTGCAGTCACCTCAGGAGAACTCGGAGCCAAGGATGAAAACCAGAACTAATATTATGAGATATTATCTACTGTTCCACATGTGAATTTATTCTCTAAATTTAATACTATTCTCATTTCAGTGGCGTCACTAAGGTCAGTGTCACTCCTAATGGAACGTTATCGCAcaagtttaaaaataacaaagttTATTATAACAAAGTATAGTTTATTATAACAAAGTTATAACATAAATAATGACAGTTATGTTTAGAGCATATTACAAGGCTTATAAAACAAACTAGcatagaatttcttttttttttgtaaactatGCTTGCAGAAATCAAAATAACTACAGggatatgtttataaaagaaattttataaaaaacaaaaaagataaaatacagTTGTTTAAACACTGCACAAAAAATTTGAGACAGACATTTTGGTGTCAACCTTTTGATGACATCAGTCAGTTCGATTCACACAACCTTACTGACGACACCGAATCGTTTCTTCAGCACCGGTCAGCACCAACTGATAATTAGTTCACGTTGTTCATTAATCATATTACATATTTCAAACTAgtagaataaaatgaaaattagcaaaagcaataaaatcacattttgataagtacattttttttgcatttatactATGTATGTCCTCTTAAATCTAAATGaccatatacactatattgccaaaagtattcgctcacctgccttcacatTCGCATGTTCCAACATTGTAGAACGCCTTCCcaaaagagttgaagctgttatagctgcaaagggtaggccaacatcatattaaatcaATACATGAGGAATTGGATGCTACTCAAGTTCAAATGCATGTAAAGGCAGgtgagcaaatttttttttggtacctAAGGGAGCTTATTCTTACTATTTTATCACATTGATGGATAGTTAGGTGCAAAAGTGAAATCGACATAAACCTAAACGCAGTGATGGTTATATTGGATAAATTCCCTGGATGAATTCCCCTTCAGCAACCTgccatcaaacaaacaaaaaaaacaacttttgccATAACTTTGCTCTAACATTTTAGGTAAAcatttgaaacaaaacaaataaatctatgcttttatttttcGATGAGCAGTACAAAGTTATATGCAGACAAGCTTCCAATAGGAAGATCTGAGGAGATGTaacaattcaaaataaaatttcattggtgttactttttaatttgtgtatgtaacaaatttcaaaataaaatttgtaaataaaatttcattggTGTTACTGTTACTTTATGTAACAGTAATATTAATGCCGCGGTTCTGGGTGACTgaattatttcatattattaatagtatGTTTGTAGCATTTCACCCTTTGCATAAGATATTGATGTTATTgtgaatcagatttttttaagacaaaagtggaagagtacagtatatggtcCCACTTTGATGCATGATCAAAGAGACAAGACATTTCATTGAACTTGGAATTTTGAAAAatgttataattaaatattgaacattaaagtaggaaaatgtgtttcatgaTTGAAAGTAGATAATACTGTATAGTTTTCTTGTAACATATACAAGTAATGACAATACAATAAATGATTTTGACACAAGCAAAACTAAGTAACAGTTCTTTCTAACATTTTTGTAGAATATTGTGCtgatggaataataataatgatgatgatgatgatgatttccCAATCACAGCAATTGTACTGTGTATAAGCAATAACcaaattaactttatttttggTTGTAAAAACACTTTTGGAACTTTATACACCTTATAGTGAACCTGAATGCACCTGCAACAGAGAGCCGTAATGAGGCTCCACACCTGGCACAGGTAtatgagaaaataataataataataataataataataaaggtagTAATGACCTACAAGTTAACCAAtcctgtgtatgtgtatgcgaAGGTTCTAGAAGTCTAACCTCGCAAACTCACCTATCAGATCGATCTGACGCTCGATCCCATCCAGTTTGTCcaggatgatgcgctcagctgcgCGCTCGAGCCTCGGCAGGAGCTTTGAAGACGGATTCGCGAGAAACATTGTAACATAAAACAGCGTGTAGATCAAAAGCGCAGAGGCGCTCAGAAAGCACGCGGCTTTGGCGACGACCCGACTCCTcattcttataaataaataaaatgtaacaaataaataattcgAACAATAGAGGAGTTTAGTGTTTCTGATCTCCTGTACTGTAGATCTAGAAGTCCGGCGCAGTACAGGGTTAAAGCGCTAAAGGGAGTGGCTGCAGGGAGGACAGGAAACACCGGACAGCAGGTTCACCATGAATGGAacagtcaggaaaaaaaactaacaaacctCTACTGCAAAGCTTTTGTAAATGCAGAGAAATTGTACAGAACTTAACAATGCTCTGTTTGccttgcacacaaaaaaaaagaacaaaactgaTTTGTGATCTCTTGGAATTTGttccttattattataatcgttattacaattattattatgaatttttAGGGTGCTAGTGCACAGCACCTCTGCTCCTCACTGGAATGGGAACTTTTTAACTTTACAGTAATGTAAGCTGTGAAAAGGCCTGCGCTCAAAAGTGAACAAGCTTCTCTTTAGTACAAgctttgaaaaaataaaaaaatgacaaattatatatttactgtaacaaTCTGAGCAAATTACTGCATattgaacattttatattttacattcatttatattttactggcatttgcctctcttattttctttttcagctcACAAACAGTCctgcatattatactgtgtatgtttaaaaattagAATTTTAGACACAACCTTGATTTTAATCATTCATATATCTTCTATAATGCTCATTCTCCATACAGGGTCCAGGAGACTCAGAGCACAAGTCAGAGTACACCcaggacaaggtgccaatccatcgcatggcacacaaatacactatgggaaatttgggaatgccgaTTAACcgtctgcaagtctttggactgcagGAGAAAATACTAATGCCCAGAGGAACCTAGGGAATTATcatgatttacatttaggcagacgctcttatccagagcgacttacattttattattatttttttatctcattatatatcggagcagttgagggttaagggccttgctcaagggcccaacagtggcaacttggtggttgtggggcttgaacctgggatcttccgaaccgtagtccaatgcctttatAATAATTATCAATTATTATTTTCGGGTATCATTTGACTTCTGTGGCAAATTTCTGTCCCTGATCTTCAAGAAGCAATCAAGCATAATTATAACATTGAATGAAATTTTTGCCCACCACTACAGATAGCAAGCTGCAGAGTGTACAGAAAAGAATCTAAGAGCTTTACAGACCTAAGGACTGAAGCACCACTAAACCATGACACTCTAATAAGTAGATGTGAGGGGAGGTATTGGAATGTTGAAAACTATTGTGTTAGGAAAAGAAGGTTTTAACTAAGAACATAACCGTCAAAAATTACTTTCCACA is a window encoding:
- the LOC128531760 gene encoding probable polypeptide N-acetylgalactosaminyltransferase 8 codes for the protein MRSRVVAKAACFLSASALLIYTLFYVTMFLANPSSKLLPRLERAAERIILDKLDGIERQIDLIAKSLDMSMQKVPGLGETLLPTEKKKQVVNKLFPNSNLFINWGDELSEEEQKQAEHLFQLYGYNVFLSDRLPLNRTLTDTRDARCAAKVYSDQLPSLSVVLIYLNEALSILKRAIHSIVDRTPAHLLKEIILVDDHSTNGDLKEKLSEFINQVHQQRPGLVKKISHKQRLGLTQARISGWKAAVGDVVAILDAHIEVHKQWAEPLLAKIKANRKVVLSPVFDRVEFDTLEVTPYYPNAHAFDWQLWCLYESFRPDWYELNDPSIPGISPSVMGILVADRLFLGEIGGLDKGMEIYGGENVELGIRVWLCGGSIEIIPCSKIAHIERAHKPYAPDLGEPMRRNALRVAEIWMDEYKKNVYISWNLPLKDHGIDIGDVTERKKLRKQLNCKPFSWYLKNVYPELDPWDDLLGYGTIQTNLLENQCIDQGPVPGSVPVLYQCHFFSSQHCYYKSNGELNIGGIKSHKYNQNRCLVDPGEGNTPALHSCQMAKEKELYMHWDFKQGHAIRNKNTKRCLEVAQGEDSWYHLVIQACSGQKWTIQHVIKEF